A region of the Cucurbita pepo subsp. pepo cultivar mu-cu-16 chromosome LG14, ASM280686v2, whole genome shotgun sequence genome:
ATAGCGTAGTTATGAAAAATTCTGTTTGTTAACTcacttatattttattttgtttactcATTTATAATCCACTGCTTAATAGcgattaaagaaaattaggggattctttttaatatctaCTTCAACAATCTAGGATCCATATTAAATCTTTCCAAATTAGTCGTTTTTAgccattttatataatattttactgttgagctattttaaaaatattatttaaaattttttaaattttcatttggtactctttttatttcattatttgtttttatttgttaaataaGCTCGCATGGTCACCTTTTTTAACGTTTAATTTTTCTGTTTAAAATCTTAggcaaaatttgaaatctaaTTAATGACTTAAAGAACATATTTCTTCTGATTACAGTTATCATTCTTCCACTCTCGAGGGAGAAAATTTTGGGGTTTCTTTCAAGTACTTGATTTGTAGCTGAAGAGTATCGTTTATCTTGACTCAATTGTCAATTTACTAAAGACATAACATTATCTGTTGTGTGATGCTCAACCATCACAGGTAGAATGGTGCGGTGGATCTGAAACAAAGGAGGAAATACTTTTCAAGATTCAGCATCGAGAAGAAGCTGCTGTGAGAAGGGAGCGTGCTATGGCGTATGCATTCTCTCATCAGGTATGCTTCATCAATCACACATGGGCCTGAATTGAATTATACTCATTCAGTTATAGAAAGTTGAAACCTAACGTTTATACATATacttgaaaaatgaagaaaacaataGATTTAACGAATTGGTTCTTAACATTTGCTCATCATTTGTTCtttacaatattatttttgtattattattttttttcattgaaaatagttaagacacttgaaaatattgaaacacTAGTCAACCGTAATTTTCCTAACTTCATATTTGACTTGgtcaaaacatatattttcgATTTAAAGGTCAGAAGTTTGAATCTCTTATCTCATATATCTCAACTAAAACATGCCTTTAACAAAAAGTTAGAAGTTTGAATTTCTCACATAACTTACCAAACAAGttaattattaacttttaaGTTGCCAGTGGTTTTGAATCATAAATCATTAATGAACTTTAAACCCTATTTAATACATTATTCAATGTCTTTGAGTTGTAAAAGATTGCTTAGTGGTAATCTGACCTTAGAGAAAACATTTCTtggatttaaattttcttttggtccAAAAAGTTGAACACTCATTTTCCTTTGGCTCTTGTATCTTCTATTTTTCTGGGataatttccaaattttcataaatactTATAGTTTGTTTTGGGGCTCATCGTTAAATATTTTgcattgtatttaataaagcTCACAAGCCacatgttttgaattttattctAGACTGGAGAAATGACCTAAAACGCAAGTCTATAATGGTATTAagcaaattttttaataaaaatatttaaagtatttGATGATAAAGATCAAAATTAACCTTTTAACTTTAGGGGTActgaacaaaacattaaaaagtttgaagacCAAGataaaataaggaagaaaGTTGAGAGAAATAATATTCAATGAATATAATCACTAATTGACTTTACTCATATTAAATGTTTGTTTATTGACAAGATTTCTTAACGGAACTTTACTCTTAAATTATTGCGTGCTCAaattattatatcattaaaGAATTGTCTCGTCTTAGATCACTACTCACTTATTTTTCTGTCTCTTTCATATTAACTGTAGCACTCATTactattatttgaattaaatcaCTAagctgtttttcctttttgattGACATGAGTATGTTTACTTTTggccattttttaatttgtacgAAACCATTTCGCTTATAtcctttattattatgaaaattaaacacAATGATGAGTGAAAACACATCAAACAGCCAAATGTACCTATTTATTACCAATTATGAAGCAAACTGAGCAAATAAATCAATGCTGAGAAGATCAAAATCAGTTGGTAAAGAGGGTATATTTTATACGTGTTGACAAATAAGAGTGTTCTTTATCAGCATGAAATCAGTTCCTGTTTTTGTCTGCAAATAACAAAGCCTTTAAAGGAAAATTGTGGCTTTTCTGTTTTGTCATTTAATGGTGAACCCCATCTGCAGTGGAGGGCCAATTCCATCTTAGATCTAAATCCGGCTTCATACAGCCTTGACAAAGAGAACTGGGGTTGGAGCTGGAAGGAGAGGTGGATTGCTGCTCGGCCATGGGAGATCCGAGCTAATACACATCCCACCATTCCAAAGAAGGTGCAGACGAAGCAAAGAAGCAAACTCAATGAAATAACATATCAACCGGGGTCTAAGGTCTCAACCTCAGCCAATCATTCTTTGTCAAACAAGGGGAGTTCAAAGGCTAGAAATTCATCTATGCCCAAATGAAACAAGCTACAAGAAGCTGAAGGCCTTTTCCATATATAATCAGTCAACCCACAAACCACTGCTGACAAATTCAGTGAAATGAATTTGGTAGTTCTCACGATAATTTCACTCGGCTTGCTTTGTAGTGTGAATCTCTATTATTCTTCCCAATAAGAGAGAAAACTTCATATTTTCCGTGAAAAAAACATGCTTAATGTTCCATCATTTTCTTCCGCTAGGCATTTCCTTGATTAGTTTGCTATTCTCAAGAAAAAAGATACAAGGTTCATGATCTAAGAGGTCTCATTTGCTCTTTCCTTGCTCTGTTTATTGCTCTGTATGGACTGAATTAAAGAAGCACCAATTAAAGCAGAGCATTGTCACTATCTCCACATGAGACAATTTTATTATCCAAGAGACTGCagtagagaagaaagagggagagagagacatTCCAGCTAGATTGTGGAATTTACAGGGTTGGGGACCATAGACAGAtgatgaaacaaaataattaggTGGTATCCATCTGTATATGCTTCTATATTTGAGCATTTTTGTGTTCATGCCCTTCTTTCTTGGCTGTTCAGTAGATTTACTACACTCTACCCACTTGGTCACCGGCCGCCCTATCTATCACATTCATATTGAATATGGAGCAATATTTCAGATTCCTCTACCTCAGGATCTTATTGAGTTCTAATCATTTCCCAAACATTGCTTCAGAAGGAAATACTATCCCTTGTACCAAGACTGAAAAAACAGGAATCCAATTCTAGTAGTTTGGGCACAACCAGACCCCTAGATTGGTGGTAAGCTCCAACTTTTGGTTCAGATAAGAACAGAAACTTAGTTTCAACAGGTTTATATGAATATGCCTTCTTGTGCTTTCCTTTTCATACTAGAATTCAGATTCTAAGTTTATCATTCAAGGAAGCTTAAAGGAAAGCTACAACGCACTGCTGGGCCAATTTTGTGATCAAATTTTCTGAATTTGACGCTCAGGATTAGGAGGCAGAACTTTGGACTTACTGAATTTTTGAGTTACAAAACTTGCTATTATCTACTCTTCTTGGAAAATGACTTGTCATTTGCTTATATGCGATTTATCCTTATAATTCTTTCTGCaggtttgaaggaaaatgcTGATGGAAACAGCTTTCTCTTGGAATTCACTCAAGCAAACACCATAGTTGCAGGAAATAGCAATTAGCTTATGCAATCTAGACTACAGCTTAGCTCCTTTCACCAGGTATAAGATACCAACTACTTCTATAGTTTTCAGAACAAGAAAGCATCCACCATCTTTAACCCAAGTTTATCAGCTGGTAGAGCAGAATTATAACAATTCCACTCTTTTCCCAAGGGTTATTCCTCATATTTTGAATAGCCAAGGTCTTTTGGTCTAGGACAATAAAGAGTTCCAATTGGTAATACATAAGAGGcttaagttttttttggtCAACTAGGAATCTTGTCTGACCCCGAGCAAGGGCCTAATTCACGTACATAAAAGGAAGGGTAGGGTAGgtctttcacttttttttttttttttcgtcaaTAGATGAGTGGAGCATAAGGTCAAGATATGCCTATAACTTACAAATTTCTAGCCTTTTGCCATAGAATTTTGCTGTTATACATAGAATTCAGGGGACCATACCACAAACAGGCTCAGTTTCCAGCTTAGAAGGGGAAAGTAAAACATAccaaagaaactaaaattgaaatattgattaaaaagaaGTAATCAGAACAATGAAAG
Encoded here:
- the LOC111809978 gene encoding protein IQ-DOMAIN 1; its protein translation is MSPASCFWTIFNQRKVKHVSSNGEQVHVKTGKSNGSPNGKSEDLAATRIQNAFRSFTARKIVHDSKGPERCQDLIQGETATKQVLSFIHSWSRMQQEIRTRRLCMVTEYRVKQKKQENQLKLEAKIHELEVEWCGGSETKEEILFKIQHREEAAVRRERAMAYAFSHQWRANSILDLNPASYSLDKENWGWSWKERWIAARPWEIRANTHPTIPKKVQTKQRSKLNEITYQPGSKVSTSANHSLSNKGSSKARNSSMPK